A stretch of Streptomyces vietnamensis DNA encodes these proteins:
- a CDS encoding sulfite oxidase-like oxidoreductase, giving the protein MGQPESGAHREAGQPDRSPDLPPDLPPGQRLQRGWPVTHYGPVPKFKPDRWEFRVFGATADGDKRCWNHEEFSALPFSTVVADLHCVTKFSMLGAEWGGVPARTILELAPPAPHVTHVMVWAEYGYSANMRLADFASDRTIFATHKDGELLTAEHGFPLRLVVPHLYAWKGPKWVRGVEYMAADRRGFWEERGYHNLGDPWTEQRYSYQEEPGDGPEL; this is encoded by the coding sequence ATGGGTCAGCCGGAGAGCGGAGCACACCGGGAAGCGGGTCAGCCGGATCGTTCGCCGGACCTTCCGCCGGATCTGCCGCCGGGGCAGCGGCTCCAGCGCGGCTGGCCGGTCACCCATTACGGGCCCGTCCCCAAGTTCAAGCCGGACCGCTGGGAGTTCCGCGTCTTCGGGGCGACGGCCGACGGCGACAAGCGGTGCTGGAACCACGAGGAGTTCTCGGCCCTCCCGTTCTCCACGGTCGTGGCCGATCTGCACTGCGTCACGAAATTCAGCATGCTCGGGGCCGAATGGGGCGGTGTCCCCGCCCGCACGATCCTGGAGCTCGCCCCGCCCGCCCCGCATGTGACGCATGTGATGGTCTGGGCCGAGTACGGCTACAGCGCCAACATGCGGCTCGCCGACTTCGCGTCCGACCGTACGATCTTCGCCACCCACAAGGACGGGGAGCTGCTCACCGCCGAGCACGGCTTCCCGCTGCGGCTCGTCGTCCCGCACCTGTACGCCTGGAAGGGGCCCAAGTGGGTCCGGGGCGTCGAGTACATGGCGGCCGACCGCCGGGGCTTCTGGGAGGAGCGCGGCTACCACAACCTCGGTGACCCGTGGACGGAGCAGCGCTACTCGTACCAGGAGGAACCGGGAGACGGCCCGGAGCTGTAG
- a CDS encoding N-acetylmuramoyl-L-alanine amidase — MTQRHRRDRKKKRLLYGAAAAVVATATIGTIAVASPGLLGAAGDGKPGGDSSLQEQFANAAREFDVPQSVLMAVSYQQSRWESHDGEPSTIGSYNVMGLTKVDPEDVDQKVTDEQIDHFNGSGRPEIEKTFDREKVRRILEKALVDTDDPRLHTLDKAAELIDSSTQTVQNDTSASIRAGAALLADYQKQAGAELSDEPGDWYPAVARFSQSPEKKGADLFAKRVFDSIKTGERELTLDGEQVTLPADPAVDPVKPSNVPLAATFASTTETTLPECPAGLNCNVKLSVPNSAGKKNYTAGDRPNQGTDIRQIVIHDTEGGYDGSLQVLTDPTGSGSAHYLIRASDGLVTQMLENKNLAWHAGNWTHNMHAIGVEHEGYAIKEGSWYTPSQYASSAALVKFLANKYGVPIDREHIIGHDEVALQTDDNVDSLHWDAGPYWDWNYYMSLLGAPQGDKGAGGLLRAGQVVRVVPPFTTANQPTLTTGGTAVPARPSNFGYLYTSPSTSATTLKDPYYSSGWSEGSNYGNKVRAGGLYVVAETRTDWTAIWYAGEKAWFYNPGGQYTVPVSGATTVKLKSGLASTKVFGRSFPDTAAYTAAGLTPPGDENDPLSKFTFSSGQAYVKAGPAVKGDDWFGSAQKNVVGNVLFVPIRFHHKIVWVKQSDIVEAPGAAPVATTDRYNVIARDKDGVLWQYQGTGSGTSFLTRYRVGPGWGGYNAITPMTALRADGTGDMVARDKDGVLWYYQGSGNPSAPFKARLKVGAGWGIYNKLLGARDMNADGRPDLIARDASGVLWLYTNTGATPNPFATRVKVGGGWNVYNELISTGDMTGDGKPDLIARDTTGTLWLYKNTGGSPNPYATRAKVGGGWGVYNVMVGPSDLDKDGKPDLIARDASGVLWFYKNTNGYPNPYATRVSIGSGWGIYNLIV; from the coding sequence GTGACCCAGAGGCACCGCAGGGACCGCAAGAAGAAACGACTCTTGTACGGAGCGGCGGCGGCGGTCGTCGCCACGGCCACCATCGGCACCATCGCGGTCGCCTCACCGGGCCTCCTCGGCGCGGCGGGCGACGGCAAGCCCGGAGGCGACTCTTCCCTCCAGGAGCAGTTCGCAAACGCGGCGCGCGAGTTCGATGTGCCGCAGAGCGTGCTGATGGCGGTGTCGTACCAGCAGAGCCGGTGGGAGTCGCACGACGGCGAGCCGAGCACGATCGGCTCGTACAACGTCATGGGTCTGACGAAGGTCGACCCGGAGGACGTGGACCAGAAGGTCACCGACGAGCAGATCGATCACTTCAACGGCTCCGGCCGGCCGGAGATCGAGAAGACCTTCGACCGCGAGAAGGTCCGGCGCATCCTGGAGAAGGCGCTCGTCGACACCGACGACCCCCGGCTCCACACCCTGGACAAGGCCGCCGAGCTGATCGACAGCTCCACCCAGACCGTCCAGAACGACACCTCGGCCTCCATCCGGGCCGGTGCGGCGCTTCTCGCCGATTACCAGAAGCAGGCCGGCGCCGAGCTGTCCGACGAGCCGGGCGACTGGTACCCGGCCGTGGCGCGGTTCAGCCAGTCCCCCGAGAAGAAGGGCGCCGACCTCTTCGCGAAGCGCGTCTTCGACTCGATCAAGACCGGTGAGCGGGAGCTCACCCTCGACGGCGAGCAGGTCACCCTGCCGGCCGACCCTGCGGTCGACCCGGTCAAGCCGTCGAACGTGCCGCTGGCCGCGACCTTCGCGAGCACGACGGAGACCACGCTCCCCGAGTGCCCCGCCGGCCTCAACTGCAACGTCAAGCTGAGCGTCCCCAACTCCGCGGGGAAGAAGAACTACACCGCCGGAGACCGCCCCAACCAGGGCACGGACATCCGCCAGATCGTCATCCACGACACCGAAGGCGGCTACGACGGCTCGCTCCAGGTGCTCACCGACCCGACCGGGTCGGGCAGCGCCCACTATCTGATCCGCGCCTCGGACGGTCTGGTCACCCAGATGCTCGAGAACAAGAACCTGGCGTGGCACGCGGGCAACTGGACCCACAACATGCACGCGATCGGCGTGGAGCACGAGGGCTACGCCATCAAGGAGGGCAGCTGGTACACCCCGTCCCAGTACGCCTCCTCCGCCGCCCTGGTGAAGTTCCTCGCGAACAAGTACGGCGTGCCGATCGACCGCGAGCACATCATCGGCCACGACGAGGTGGCACTCCAGACGGACGACAACGTCGACTCGCTCCACTGGGACGCGGGCCCGTACTGGGACTGGAACTACTACATGTCCCTCCTGGGCGCCCCGCAGGGCGACAAGGGAGCGGGCGGTCTGCTCCGCGCCGGCCAGGTGGTCCGGGTGGTCCCGCCGTTCACCACGGCGAACCAGCCGACGCTGACCACCGGCGGCACGGCCGTCCCGGCGCGTCCGTCCAACTTCGGCTACCTGTACACGTCGCCCTCGACGAGCGCGACGACGCTGAAGGACCCGTACTACAGCTCGGGCTGGTCCGAGGGCTCGAACTACGGCAACAAGGTCCGCGCCGGCGGCCTCTACGTCGTCGCCGAGACCCGCACCGACTGGACGGCGATCTGGTACGCGGGTGAGAAGGCCTGGTTCTACAACCCGGGCGGCCAGTACACCGTGCCGGTGTCCGGCGCCACGACCGTGAAGCTCAAGTCGGGCCTCGCCTCGACCAAGGTCTTCGGCCGCTCCTTCCCGGACACCGCCGCCTACACCGCGGCCGGCCTGACCCCGCCGGGCGACGAGAACGACCCGCTGTCGAAGTTCACCTTCTCCTCCGGCCAGGCCTACGTGAAGGCCGGTCCCGCGGTGAAGGGCGACGACTGGTTCGGCTCCGCCCAGAAGAACGTCGTCGGCAACGTGCTCTTCGTGCCGATCCGCTTCCACCACAAGATCGTCTGGGTGAAGCAGAGCGACATCGTGGAGGCGCCCGGCGCCGCCCCCGTCGCCACCACCGACCGCTACAACGTCATCGCCCGCGACAAGGACGGCGTCCTCTGGCAGTACCAGGGCACCGGTTCGGGCACCTCGTTCCTGACGCGGTACCGGGTCGGGCCCGGGTGGGGCGGGTACAACGCGATCACGCCGATGACGGCGCTGCGGGCCGACGGGACCGGGGACATGGTCGCCCGGGACAAGGACGGCGTGCTCTGGTACTACCAGGGCAGCGGCAACCCCTCCGCCCCGTTCAAGGCGCGGCTCAAGGTCGGCGCCGGTTGGGGGATCTACAACAAGCTGCTCGGCGCGCGGGACATGAACGCCGACGGCCGGCCGGACCTGATCGCCCGCGACGCCTCCGGCGTCCTGTGGCTGTACACGAACACGGGCGCCACCCCGAACCCCTTCGCGACCCGGGTCAAGGTGGGCGGCGGCTGGAACGTCTACAACGAGCTCATCAGCACCGGTGACATGACCGGTGACGGCAAGCCGGACCTGATCGCCCGCGACACGACCGGCACGCTGTGGCTGTACAAGAACACGGGCGGCTCCCCGAACCCGTACGCCACCCGTGCCAAGGTCGGCGGCGGCTGGGGCGTCTACAACGTCATGGTCGGCCCGAGCGACCTGGACAAGGACGGCAAGCCGGACCTGATCGCCCGGGACGCCTCCGGTGTCCTGTGGTTCTACAAGAACACCAACGGCTACCCGAACCCGTACGCCACCCGCGTCTCGATCGGCAGCGGCTGGGGGATCTACAACCTGATCGTCTGA
- a CDS encoding class II 3-deoxy-7-phosphoheptulonate synthase, producing the protein MTVNADSHAVAKATWRDLPAAQQPEYPDAEALRDVIADLESYPPLVFAGECDQLRARMGAVARGEAFLLQGGDCAEAFDAVSADHIRAKLKTLLQMSAVLTYAASVPVVKVGRIAGQYSKPRSKGTETRDGVTLPTYRGDSVNGFDFNEKARIPDPERLKRMYNASASTLNLVRAFTTGGYADLRQVHAWNQDFVKSSPSGQRYEALAREIDNALNFMKACGTDPAEFKAVEFYSSHEALLLDYEGALTRTDSRTGKLYDTSGHMVWVGERTRQLDHAHIEFCSQIANPIGIKLGPTTTVDEALTYIDRLDPDREPGRLTFIVRMGADKVRDKLPELVEKVTASGAVVAWVTDPMHGNTFEAASGHKTRRFDDVLDEVKGFFEVHKELGTHPGGIHVELTGDDVTECVGGGDEIFVDDLHQRYETACDPRLNRSQSLDLAFLVAEMYRDQ; encoded by the coding sequence GTGACCGTGAACGCTGATTCCCACGCCGTCGCCAAGGCGACCTGGCGAGACCTGCCCGCGGCGCAGCAGCCCGAGTACCCCGATGCCGAGGCTCTGCGCGATGTGATCGCGGACCTCGAGTCGTATCCTCCGCTCGTCTTCGCCGGCGAGTGCGACCAGCTGCGCGCCCGGATGGGAGCCGTCGCCCGTGGCGAGGCGTTCCTGCTCCAGGGCGGCGACTGCGCCGAGGCCTTCGACGCCGTGTCCGCCGACCACATCAGGGCCAAGCTCAAGACGCTGCTCCAGATGAGCGCCGTCCTCACCTACGCGGCCTCCGTGCCCGTCGTGAAGGTCGGCCGCATCGCCGGCCAGTACTCGAAGCCCCGCTCCAAGGGCACCGAGACCCGTGACGGCGTGACCCTGCCGACCTACCGCGGCGACTCGGTCAACGGCTTCGACTTCAACGAGAAGGCCCGCATCCCGGACCCCGAGCGGCTGAAGCGGATGTACAACGCCTCCGCCTCCACGCTCAACCTGGTCCGCGCCTTCACCACCGGTGGCTACGCCGACCTGCGCCAGGTGCACGCCTGGAACCAGGACTTCGTGAAGTCGTCCCCCTCGGGCCAGCGCTACGAGGCGCTCGCCCGCGAGATCGACAACGCCCTGAACTTCATGAAGGCCTGCGGCACCGACCCGGCCGAGTTCAAGGCCGTCGAGTTCTACTCCTCGCACGAGGCGCTGCTGCTCGACTACGAGGGCGCCCTGACCCGTACGGACTCGCGCACCGGCAAGCTGTACGACACCTCCGGCCACATGGTCTGGGTCGGTGAGCGCACCCGTCAGCTCGACCACGCGCACATCGAGTTCTGCTCGCAGATCGCCAACCCGATCGGCATCAAGCTCGGCCCGACCACCACGGTGGACGAGGCGCTCACCTACATCGACCGTCTCGACCCGGACCGCGAGCCGGGCCGGCTGACCTTCATCGTCCGCATGGGCGCCGACAAGGTCCGCGACAAGCTCCCCGAGCTGGTCGAGAAGGTCACCGCCTCTGGTGCGGTCGTCGCCTGGGTCACCGACCCGATGCACGGCAACACCTTCGAGGCGGCCTCCGGCCACAAGACGCGCCGCTTCGACGACGTGCTCGACGAGGTCAAGGGCTTCTTCGAGGTCCACAAGGAGCTGGGCACCCACCCGGGCGGCATCCACGTCGAGCTCACCGGTGACGACGTCACCGAGTGCGTGGGCGGCGGCGACGAGATCTTCGTCGACGACCTGCACCAGCGCTACGAGACGGCCTGCGACCCGCGGCTCAACCGCAGCCAGTCGCTCGACCTGGCGTTCCTGGTGGCGGAGATGTACCGCGATCAGTAA
- the pknB gene encoding Stk1 family PASTA domain-containing Ser/Thr kinase, whose amino-acid sequence MDTTLQDPLVGRLLDGRYRVDARIAVGGMATVYRAVDTRLDRVLALKVMHPDLATDAAFVERFIREAKSVARLAHPNVVGVFDQGAEGAYVYLAMEYVAGCTLRDVLRERGALSPRAALDILEPVLAALGAAHRAGFVHRDMKPENVLIGDDGRVKVADFGLVRAVGSATATTGAVLGTVSYLAPEQIEHGTADTRADVYACGVVLYEMLTGGKPHSGDTPAQVLYQHLNTDVPVPSATVPGLAPELDDLVAAATARNPELRPYDAVALLALLREARAGLGDEQLDAVPPLARSEARDTAEDRTSVIARPVPVEHTNRLPAPEAPRAGRRRPPRGPLLAVVAVLLALGLGAGVWYINSGQFTRVPAVLGQSEAAATKRLTDAGLDVGTTKRAFSDVYERGTVMAVDPAPGERVRGNGTVTLTLSRGPQIVKVPNLKGKPLAEAKRDLEQEGLAPGVITYSFSDSVAQGSVIGSDPEPGTERSPDSAVALVVSKGSPIDVPDVSGETVADATAALQEEGLTVKVAPERINSPEEAGTVAAQSLAGGSRAAEGDVITLTVSKGPKLVEVPDVTDRSTEDARTALEDAGFEVEVKKSFPYLGDKVASQSVEGGQTAPEGSTITITIKGL is encoded by the coding sequence GTGGACACGACCCTTCAGGACCCCCTCGTCGGGCGGCTGCTCGACGGCCGCTACCGCGTCGACGCGCGCATCGCCGTCGGCGGGATGGCCACGGTCTACCGGGCCGTCGACACCCGCCTCGACCGCGTCCTCGCGCTCAAGGTGATGCACCCCGACCTCGCCACGGACGCCGCCTTCGTCGAGCGGTTCATCCGCGAGGCGAAGTCCGTCGCCCGGCTCGCGCACCCCAACGTCGTCGGCGTCTTCGACCAGGGCGCCGAGGGCGCGTACGTCTATCTGGCGATGGAGTACGTCGCCGGCTGCACCCTCCGCGACGTCCTGCGCGAGCGCGGCGCCCTCTCGCCCCGGGCCGCGCTCGACATCCTGGAGCCGGTCCTCGCCGCGCTCGGCGCCGCGCACCGGGCCGGGTTCGTGCACCGGGACATGAAGCCGGAGAACGTCCTGATAGGGGACGACGGCCGGGTGAAGGTCGCCGACTTCGGTCTCGTCCGGGCCGTGGGCTCGGCGACGGCCACCACCGGCGCGGTCCTCGGCACGGTCTCGTACCTCGCGCCGGAGCAGATCGAGCACGGCACCGCCGACACCCGCGCCGACGTGTACGCCTGCGGCGTCGTCCTCTACGAGATGCTGACCGGCGGCAAGCCGCACTCCGGCGACACCCCCGCCCAGGTGCTCTACCAGCACCTGAACACCGACGTGCCCGTCCCCTCCGCCACCGTCCCCGGGCTCGCCCCGGAGCTCGACGACCTGGTCGCGGCGGCCACGGCCCGGAACCCCGAGCTCCGTCCGTACGACGCCGTCGCCCTGCTCGCCCTGCTCCGGGAGGCCCGCGCCGGGCTCGGCGACGAGCAGCTGGACGCGGTGCCGCCGCTGGCCCGCTCCGAGGCCCGGGACACCGCCGAGGACCGGACCAGCGTGATCGCCAGGCCCGTACCCGTGGAGCACACCAACCGGCTGCCCGCCCCGGAGGCGCCCCGCGCCGGCCGCCGGCGGCCCCCGCGCGGCCCCCTCCTCGCGGTCGTCGCCGTCCTGCTCGCCCTCGGCCTGGGCGCCGGCGTCTGGTACATCAATTCCGGCCAGTTCACCCGCGTCCCCGCAGTCCTCGGCCAGTCCGAGGCCGCCGCGACGAAGCGCCTCACGGACGCCGGTCTCGACGTCGGCACCACGAAGCGCGCCTTCAGCGACGTGTACGAGCGCGGCACGGTCATGGCCGTCGACCCGGCCCCCGGCGAGCGCGTCCGGGGCAACGGCACGGTCACCCTCACGCTCTCCCGCGGCCCGCAGATCGTGAAGGTGCCCAACCTCAAGGGCAAGCCGCTCGCGGAGGCCAAGCGCGACCTGGAGCAGGAGGGCCTGGCGCCCGGGGTGATCACCTACTCCTTCAGCGACTCCGTCGCTCAGGGCTCCGTGATCGGCTCCGACCCCGAGCCCGGCACCGAGCGCAGCCCCGACTCGGCCGTCGCCCTGGTGGTCAGCAAGGGCTCTCCGATCGACGTGCCCGACGTCAGCGGCGAGACCGTCGCCGACGCCACGGCCGCCCTCCAGGAGGAGGGGCTCACCGTGAAGGTCGCCCCGGAGCGGATCAACTCCCCCGAGGAGGCCGGAACCGTCGCGGCCCAGTCCCTCGCCGGGGGCAGCCGGGCCGCCGAGGGCGATGTCATCACCCTGACCGTCTCCAAGGGCCCGAAGCTGGTCGAGGTCCCGGACGTGACGGACCGGTCGACCGAGGACGCCCGGACGGCCCTGGAGGACGCGGGCTTCGAGGTGGAGGTCAAGAAGTCCTTCCCCTACCTCGGCGACAAGGTCGCGAGCCAGTCCGTGGAGGGCGGGCAGACCGCGCCCGAGGGCTCCACCATCACCATCACGATCAAGGGACTCTAG
- a CDS encoding (2Fe-2S)-binding protein, with the protein MNRVYVCSCFGVTEKQVKEHADAGACTPRQIASACKAGTDCGSCVRRIQAILGRGNCPRRELVDQGMPALTAETVAELQEAA; encoded by the coding sequence GTGAACCGCGTGTACGTCTGCTCATGCTTCGGTGTCACGGAGAAGCAGGTCAAGGAGCACGCGGACGCGGGCGCCTGCACGCCCCGCCAGATAGCCTCCGCCTGCAAGGCCGGTACGGACTGCGGTTCCTGCGTCCGTCGCATCCAGGCCATCCTCGGGCGCGGCAACTGCCCGCGACGCGAGCTCGTGGACCAGGGCATGCCCGCCCTGACGGCGGAGACGGTCGCCGAGCTCCAGGAAGCCGCCTAG
- a CDS encoding anthranilate synthase family protein, with amino-acid sequence MDLSRLLDDSCPPFALLRRRTPGRDHDTVEVLIGRVHEAERLAELPVGPLPTLALVPFRQIRERGFDVRDDGTPLSVLVADEAYELPLDEALAALPAHDVRVEGGGFDVSDEDYAETVRRVIDEEIGSGEGANFVIRRTYTGEIPGFGRADALALFRRLLAGERGAYWTFVVHTGDRTLVGASPEVHVRMSGGTVVMNPISGTYRYPAGAAPTPEDLLAFLADRKETEELSMVVDEELKMMCTVGDMGGVVVGPRLKEMAHLAHTEYELRGRSSLDVREVLRETMFAATVTGSPVQNACRVIERHEEGGRGYYAGALALLGTDANGAQTLDSPILIRTADIAADGRLRVPVGATLVRHSDPDGEVAETHAKAAGVLTALGVREGRPHDGSPVAPRLADDPRVRAALDARRADLAPFWLKMQVRSAELSGHALVIDAEDTFTAMLAHVLRSSGLEVSVLRYDEPGLRELALAHEGPVVLGPGPGNPSDASDPKMRFLRGLTAELVREHRHGLLGVCLGHELIAAELGLDIVRKRTPFQGAQLRIDLFGQEQTVGFYNSFTARCDDRTATELALHRIEVSRDAETGEVHALRGPGFAGVQFHPESVLTTDGAALTASLLAGVLV; translated from the coding sequence ATGGACCTCTCCCGTCTCCTCGACGACTCCTGCCCTCCCTTCGCCCTGCTGCGCCGCCGCACCCCCGGCCGTGACCACGACACCGTCGAGGTGCTGATCGGCCGGGTCCACGAGGCCGAGCGCCTCGCGGAGCTGCCCGTGGGCCCGCTGCCGACGCTCGCGCTCGTGCCCTTCCGGCAGATCCGGGAGCGCGGCTTCGACGTGCGGGACGACGGCACCCCGCTCTCCGTGCTCGTCGCCGACGAGGCGTACGAGCTGCCGCTCGACGAGGCCCTCGCCGCGCTGCCCGCCCATGACGTACGGGTGGAGGGCGGCGGGTTCGACGTCTCCGACGAGGACTACGCGGAGACCGTGCGGCGGGTCATCGACGAGGAGATCGGCTCCGGCGAGGGCGCGAACTTCGTGATCCGGCGCACCTACACCGGCGAGATCCCGGGCTTCGGGCGCGCCGACGCGCTCGCCCTGTTCCGGCGGCTGCTCGCGGGCGAGCGGGGCGCGTACTGGACGTTCGTCGTGCACACCGGGGACCGGACGCTCGTCGGGGCGAGCCCCGAGGTGCACGTCCGGATGTCGGGGGGCACGGTCGTGATGAACCCGATCAGCGGCACGTACCGCTACCCGGCCGGGGCCGCCCCGACCCCCGAGGACCTGCTCGCCTTCCTCGCCGACCGCAAGGAGACCGAAGAGCTCTCCATGGTGGTGGACGAGGAGCTGAAGATGATGTGCACGGTCGGCGACATGGGCGGGGTGGTGGTCGGTCCGCGGCTCAAGGAGATGGCCCATCTCGCGCACACCGAGTACGAGTTGCGCGGCCGGTCCTCGCTGGACGTGCGGGAGGTGCTGCGGGAGACGATGTTCGCGGCGACCGTGACCGGCTCGCCGGTGCAGAACGCCTGCCGGGTGATCGAGCGTCACGAGGAGGGCGGCCGGGGGTACTACGCGGGCGCCCTGGCCCTGCTCGGCACGGACGCGAACGGGGCGCAGACGCTGGACTCGCCCATCCTGATCCGTACCGCCGACATCGCCGCCGACGGACGGCTGCGGGTGCCGGTGGGTGCCACGCTCGTACGGCACTCGGACCCGGATGGTGAAGTCGCGGAGACCCACGCGAAGGCGGCGGGGGTGCTCACCGCGCTCGGGGTACGGGAGGGGCGGCCGCACGACGGGTCCCCGGTGGCGCCCCGCCTCGCCGACGACCCCCGGGTGCGGGCCGCGCTCGACGCGCGTCGTGCGGACCTCGCGCCGTTCTGGCTGAAGATGCAGGTCAGGTCGGCGGAGCTGTCCGGGCACGCGCTCGTGATCGACGCCGAGGACACCTTCACGGCGATGCTGGCGCACGTCCTGCGCTCCTCGGGCCTCGAGGTGTCGGTGCTCCGCTACGACGAGCCGGGCCTGCGGGAGCTCGCGCTCGCCCACGAGGGCCCGGTCGTCCTCGGACCCGGCCCGGGAAACCCCTCGGACGCGTCCGACCCGAAGATGCGCTTCCTGCGCGGTCTGACGGCGGAGCTCGTACGGGAACACCGCCACGGCCTGCTCGGCGTCTGCCTCGGGCACGAGCTGATCGCGGCCGAACTGGGCCTGGACATCGTCCGCAAGCGGACCCCGTTCCAGGGGGCGCAGCTGCGGATCGACCTCTTCGGGCAGGAGCAGACGGTCGGCTTCTACAACAGCTTCACCGCCCGCTGCGACGACCGGACGGCGACGGAACTGGCGCTGCACCGCATCGAGGTGAGCCGGGACGCGGAGACCGGCGAGGTGCACGCCCTGCGCGGACCGGGCTTCGCGGGGGTGCAGTTCCACCCGGAGTCGGTGCTCACGACGGACGGGGCCGCCCTGACGGCCTCGCTGCTCGCCGGCGTGCTGGTCTAG
- a CDS encoding DUF4396 domain-containing protein, with translation MAAQATLHCLTGCAIGEILGMIIGTAFGWGNLPTMVLAIILAFFFGYALTLRGILSAGVDFKTAFKVALAADTLSIAVMEIIDNGVIALWPSAMDAHLDEALFWVALAVSLAIAFVVTTPVNKWMIGRGKGHAVVHQYHH, from the coding sequence ATGGCCGCCCAGGCCACGCTGCACTGCCTCACCGGCTGCGCCATCGGCGAGATCCTCGGCATGATCATCGGCACCGCGTTCGGCTGGGGCAACCTGCCGACGATGGTCCTCGCGATCATCCTGGCCTTCTTCTTCGGCTACGCGCTCACCCTGCGCGGCATCCTGTCCGCCGGCGTCGACTTCAAGACGGCCTTCAAGGTCGCCCTCGCCGCCGACACCCTCTCGATCGCCGTCATGGAGATCATCGACAACGGCGTCATCGCCCTCTGGCCCAGCGCCATGGACGCGCACCTCGACGAGGCGCTCTTCTGGGTCGCCCTCGCGGTCTCGCTCGCCATCGCCTTCGTGGTGACCACACCGGTCAACAAGTGGATGATCGGCCGCGGCAAGGGCCACGCGGTGGTCCACCAGTACCACCACTGA
- a CDS encoding deoxyribonuclease IV — MRNPVGGHVPVAGGLATVGLGYARELGAETVQVFVANPRGWATPTGNPVQDERFRAECEAESISVWVHAPYLINFGSHTEATVEKSVESLRHSLRRGREIGAKGVVVHTGSATGGRPREVALAQVRERMLPLLDELTHEDDPDLLLESTAGQGSSLCSRTWDFGPYFDALDRHPKLGVCLDTCHIFAAGHDLAGPHGAAQTLDLLVDTVGEGRLKLIHANDSKDVVGAHKDRHANIGAGHIGEEAFEKLLRHPATENVPLIIETPGGKEGHVADVELLKKLRERRG, encoded by the coding sequence ATGCGCAACCCCGTCGGCGGCCACGTCCCCGTGGCCGGTGGCCTCGCCACGGTCGGCCTCGGGTACGCCCGCGAGCTGGGCGCCGAGACCGTGCAGGTCTTCGTCGCCAACCCGCGCGGCTGGGCGACCCCGACCGGCAACCCGGTCCAGGACGAGCGGTTCCGGGCCGAGTGCGAGGCCGAGTCGATCTCGGTCTGGGTGCACGCCCCGTACCTGATCAACTTCGGCTCCCACACCGAGGCCACGGTGGAGAAGTCGGTGGAGTCGCTGCGGCACTCGCTGCGCCGGGGCCGGGAGATCGGCGCGAAGGGCGTGGTGGTGCACACCGGCTCGGCGACCGGCGGCCGGCCGCGCGAGGTGGCCCTCGCCCAGGTGCGCGAGCGGATGCTGCCGCTCCTCGACGAGCTGACGCACGAGGACGATCCGGATCTGCTCCTGGAGTCGACGGCGGGCCAGGGCTCCTCGCTCTGCTCGCGGACCTGGGACTTCGGGCCGTACTTCGACGCGCTCGACCGCCACCCCAAGCTGGGCGTCTGCCTCGACACCTGCCACATCTTCGCGGCCGGGCACGACCTGGCGGGCCCGCACGGCGCGGCGCAGACCCTCGACCTGCTGGTGGACACGGTCGGCGAGGGCCGGCTGAAGCTGATCCACGCCAACGACTCGAAGGACGTGGTGGGCGCCCACAAGGACCGGCACGCGAACATCGGCGCCGGTCACATCGGCGAGGAGGCCTTCGAAAAACTCCTGCGGCACCCGGCGACCGAGAACGTACCGTTGATCATCGAGACCCCTGGCGGCAAGGAGGGGCACGTCGCCGACGTCGAGCTCCTGAAGAAGCTCCGCGAGCGCCGAGGATGA
- the bfr gene encoding bacterioferritin has protein sequence MQGDPEVLEFLNEQLTGELTAINQYWLHYRIQDNKGWTKLAKYTREESIDEMKHADKLTERILMLDGLPNYQRLFHVRVGQTITEMFQADRQVEVEAIDRLRRGIEVMRAKGDVTSANLFEEILADEEHHIDYLDTQLELIESLGEALYLSTLIEQPS, from the coding sequence ATGCAGGGCGACCCCGAGGTCCTCGAGTTCCTCAACGAGCAGCTGACCGGCGAGCTGACGGCCATCAACCAGTACTGGCTGCATTACCGCATCCAGGACAACAAGGGGTGGACGAAGCTCGCCAAGTACACCCGCGAAGAGTCCATCGACGAGATGAAGCACGCGGACAAGCTGACCGAGCGCATCCTGATGCTCGACGGCCTGCCCAACTACCAGCGGCTCTTCCACGTGCGGGTCGGCCAGACGATCACCGAGATGTTCCAGGCGGACCGCCAGGTCGAGGTGGAGGCGATCGACCGCCTGAGGCGCGGGATCGAGGTCATGCGCGCCAAGGGGGACGTCACGTCCGCCAACCTCTTCGAGGAGATCCTCGCCGACGAGGAGCACCACATCGACTACCTGGACACGCAGCTGGAGCTGATCGAGTCCCTGGGCGAGGCGCTGTACCTCTCGACGCTCATCGAGCAGCCCAGCTAG
- a CDS encoding trp operon leader peptide: MYAHSNQNWWWTAHPAAH; this comes from the coding sequence ATGTACGCGCACTCGAACCAGAACTGGTGGTGGACCGCTCATCCGGCGGCCCACTGA